CTTGGCGCCGATGTAGCGGACAGTTTCGGGATCCGTACCCGGCCCTTGCAACACTTGTCCTGGCGCCTTGCCGAGAAGATCGTCGAGATCATATCCGGTCAGTCTTTGAAATCCATCGTTGACCCATTCCACCTTGCCCAGACGATCGGTGACAACCACCCCGTTGACCGTTTCTCGGGCGATGCGTGCCAGCAGTTGGTTTTCTTGTTCCGTTACCGAAAGGCGGTCCCGCAATTCCAGCCACTTGTTGGCGGCGGAAATGGTCGACCCGACGATCACGGCGCCGATGACATTGTTCAACAGCAATATGGGACCGGCCGCTTTTAGAATGGCGATACCGGTATTGAAATCCGCGCTGACGAAGAAGGCCGGAAGCACAAAGAGCGTTCCTCCGGCCCCCAACCCCATCAGCATCGGGAGCGATACTCCCCGATTGGCCCGGGACAGATAGTGTCCCGCCAGGGCGCCAAACAAGCCATAAAGCAAAAACCCGATGACTCCGCCGAAAGCCACCGGTCCGCCAACCACGTACCAGCGCACCAGGGATCCGATGAGGGTCGCGAACGCCGCGCCAATCGGTCCGGCAAACACGCCGGCCAGAATCGCCGGGCCGCCCCGGGGATCAAACGTGGCTCCTTGCGGAAGCTGGATCGGATCCAGCATGACCGTCGCCGCCATGCAACCGAAGAAAACCCCCAAAATGACGGACCGAAATGCCTTGGCTTTGGCGGTTTCCGTGAATTGGCGCAGCAAGATATAGACGGACGCCAATAGCGCCAGAAGACCAAATCCTTGAAAAATATCGATGATCGTATCGAACATGGGATCCGGGCCCAGGCGTGAATCAGCCAACAAGATTGCAGTGCTGTTTTATACACTGTCCGGATCGTTCCTGTGAACAAGCGGTTTTGGCCCTTGGGCGCGACGCCTTTACCCCTTCTTCGCCCGCTTGGTCATCTCTGCCTGACGCTGTCTTGCTTCCAAGGTCCAATGGCTCTTGATGAAGGCCAGTACGGCCCAAATCTGATCATCGGTGAGTTGGTCCGCGAAGCCGGGCATAGCACTGATAACGCCCTCGGGCATCAGGGCCTGCCCCCCCAGTTTGACGTAGTCGAACAACAGAAAATCGTCATGGTGCCAGGTATGGCCGGAGGTATCATGGGGTGGCGCGGGCAGGCTGCCATCTTCCTTGCGCACTTTCCAGTCCGGGGTTTCGCCCTGAAGGTTATCGCCATGGCAGGCGGCACAGGTCTCGGCATAGACGACCTTTCCAAGCGCCACTTGATCGGGATCATCGGGACTGCCCGGCACCCCAGGCGCTCCGGCCACCATGATGTTGGCATAGACTCCCGCCAAGCCGGTCAGCACCAGCGCCACCAGCACATAAGCCCATTTGAAGCCACCCATGGGTCGCCTCCCGTTGATTGTTTCCTTGAGTATAAGGCCGCCTCAGTCCCGGTGATAGGGATGGCCGGTCAAAATGCAGTGAGCGCGATAGACCTGCTCGGCGACCAAGGCGCGGACCATCAGATGCGGCCAGGTCATGGTGCCCAGGCACAGCAAGAGATCGGCCTTCTTGCGGACCCTGTCATGCAGCCCGTCGGCGCCGCCGATGACAAAGGCCACGTCCCGGCCCATATGACGCCATTGCTCGTAGCGCTCGGCGAAGCCGCGGGTGGTGAGGGATTTACCCTTTTCGTCCAGGGCGATGATCAGCGATCCATCGGGTACCGCCCCCAACAGCAATTCCGCTTCTCTGGCTTTGAGTTTGTCGGGGGGCAAACGCTTCTTTTCCTCCACCTCGCGCAGTTCGAGGGGAAAAGGAAGCCTGCGGGCGTAGCGCTCGAACAAAGAGCGTTCCTCCCCATGGCCGGACCCAAATCGTCCGACCGCCACGATGGCCATTTTCATGTCAGCTCAGGCGCTACAAAGCCGCACCAGCGCCTGCCGCGGCTTGGGGGGTCGGCAGTTCCAAGCCCCACATTTTTTCCAGGTTATAAAACGACCGGACTTCCGAGCGGAACAGATGAATCAACACATCGCCGGCGTCCAATAGGACCCAGTCGCCCTGCTGCTCACCTTCCGTCGGAATGGAAGGGATGCCCAGTTTTTTCAGTTTTTCCCGGAGATGCATACTCATGGCGCCCAAATGCCGCTGGGAGCCGCCCGTGGCGATGACCATGTAGTCCGCAAGGCTGGTCTTGCCGATGAGGTTGATGACGATCACGTCCTGCGCTTTATCGTCATCAAGTTGCCGCTCCACCAGGTCCAAAACTTCCTTGGCCGGGGGGAGAGCTTTTGCTGCGGTTGCTATCTGTCGCTTCCTTCCGTTTTCCATATTACGTCCGAAACCCACCCCGGGCCCGGATCGCCGTTGCCGAAGCGGTGTGTTGGCGAATGAACAGAAACGTCCAGGCCGGCGGGGTGCGGTTGGCCAGATGGAAGGCCTGCCTTTCCCCAACCCGCGCCCGGGCGAACCTGACGGCCGCCGCGCCGGACAACGCTCTCGAAGCATACGTGGGCCGGGCGAAAACCGCAACTGGGACACGATGAAAGATAGATGTCCATTTCCACCAGCGGGGAATTTGTGCCAAATTATCGGCTCCCATCAACCAGATAAAGCATGTCCGAGGATTTCGCTGGGTCAGCTGTCGCAGGGTATCGGCGGTGTATCGGGTGCCCAGACGGGTCTCCAGATCGGTGACCTTCATGCGCCGTTCATCCTTGGTCAGCGCTTGTGCCGAGGCCCATCGGTCCTCGAACTTTCCCATCCCATGGGCAGGTTTCAATGGATTACCCGGCGAGACCAACCACCAAACCTGATCCAGCCGCAACCGCCGCAGCGCCTCGCGGCTGATATGCAGGTGCCCTTCGTGGGCCGGATTGAACGAGCCGCCCAGCAAGCCGATACGTAGGCCGCGCCCGCTCATCGGGTCACGGCCGCGTCTGGCCGGTCCCGCGCACCAGATACTTGAAGCTGGTGAGCTGCTCCACCCCCACGGGGCCCCGGGCATGCATCTTGCCGGTGGAGATACCGATCTCGGCGCCCATGCCGAATTCGCCCCCATCGGCGAACTGGGTCGAGGCATTGAGCATGACGATGGCGCTGTCGATACGGTTGAGAAAGCGTTCCGCCGCCTCGGCATCCTCGGTGATGATGCACTCGGTATGCTGCGAGGAATGGGCATTCACATGGTCGATCGCCTGTTCCACGCCGTCCACCACCTTGACCGAGACAATGGCGTCCAGATATTCGGTATCCCAATCGGTATCGTCGGCGGCGGTGACCCGGGCATCCAAGGCCTGTACGTCGGCATCGCCGCGCACTTCGCACCCGGCCTCAATCAGGTCGTTGAGCAGAGCGGGAAAGTGGCTTTTCAGCACCGGCTTATCCACCAAAATGGTCTCCGTGGCGCCACAGATCCCGGTGCGGCGCATTTTGGCGTTGAAGGCCACGGCATGGGCCTTCCGCGCATCGGCGGCCCGGTCAATATAGGTATGGCAAATGCCGTCCAGGTGCTTGAACAGGGGAATACGGCTTTCCGCCGTCACCCGCTCGATCAGCCCCTTGCCGCCTCGGGGAACAATCACATCGATCTCGTCGCTCATGGTCAGCATGATGCCCACGGCGGCCCGGTCGGTGGTGGGGATCATCTGAATGCAGGTCTCGGGCAGTCCCGCTTCGGCCAGCCCCTGTTGCAGGCAATCCAGAATAGCGCGCGAGGAATGAAAGCTCTCCGATCCGCCGCGCAGGATCGCCGCATTGCCAGCCTTCAGGCACAGGGCGCCCGCATCGGCGGTCACGTTGGGACGGCTCTCATAGATGATTCCGATGACCCCCAACGGCACCCGCACCCGGGCGATATCCAGCCCGTTGGGCCGGTCCCAGCGGGCCAGTTCGGTGCCTACCGGATCGTCCAGGTCGGCGATCTGTTCCAGGCCCACGGCCATGGCTTCGATGCGATCATCGGAAAGCAGCAAACGATCAAGCATGGAGGGACTCAAACCCTTGGCCTCGCCGGCCGCCATGTCCTTGCCATTGGCTTCCTGGATGATCGGGGCATTGGTGCGCAGGGCCGCTGCCGCCGCGCGCAGGGCCCGGTTCTTGGCGGTGCTATCGGTGGTCGCGAGCTGAGCCGCGGCCCGCTTGGCGTCGCCACCAAGGCGTTTCATGAGAGTGGGGATATCTTGTTGCGTTTCCACGTTCATGGGTCTTTCCCGTCATCGATACATGATCTCTGCCCTTGGATGTAGCAGAGCCGCTCAATGTCATAAAGCGTTTAAGGGGAACGGCAGCCATGCGATCCATGCGCCAAAGCAATTCGCTTTAGATGGCATATTCCACGCCATGGGTGATCGCCCGGGCGTATTTCCGATCTTCCATCAAGATATGATAGACCATCCAGGATAGGAAGAAGCTGCGGAATTCGCCCCGGACAATGGTCTCGCCCGACTGGATGCGCTCCGCGATCCGTTTGACGTCGGACACCAGATAGCGGTGAACCTGGGCATGTCGATCCAAGGCCTCATAGCGATGAGTCCTCAAAAGGGCCTCCTCGATCTCGAAATGGTGTTCCGTGTAGGCCACCATAGCTTGAATGGCTTCCAGGGTGTCGTGGTCACTATCCAGGCTGTCGGCCACCACGTTGGCCAGATCGAACAGCTTCTTGTGCTGATCATCCATGGAATCGATGCCGATACTGTATTCATCAAGCCAAGGAAAGGCGACGTCGCTCTCTTCAACATTGATCACCAGCTTGTGCATGCGGGTCTGATAAAGCTCCAGAAGCTTCCATCGGGCTACCGGAATTTCAGCCACGAGATCCGCCGGAATCACGGCCATACGGACCCTGTCGCGGGCCACCGCCCGATAGATCGGTTCAACCCCATGCAGCACACAGATCTCGCCACAGACTCCCCATGGCCCCACTGTCTCTGCCACCGTATCGCCAACCATGATATCCAGCTCGCCTTTTTGTACCAGGCAGAAGCGGTCACCGTCGCGCCAGTCCACGGCCTCTCCGGGCTCTAAAGTGGTGACCCGGACGGCGGCGGCCAATCGTCGCAGAGCCTTTTGCGACATGTTTTCGCCAAAGGGCGCGCTTTGCTCGAGGAATTCTTGAATTCCGGCAAGAATTTTAATCTCCGATTCCAACCCGTTCTCGTTGATGAACCGCTTGAAGGAATCCACGGGCAGGCAGAGGGCGCTGACAAAGCTGCGCGACCGGAAGGTCCGGAAATGGTCGAATCCTCCAATGGCGCCGATTTCGCCGATCATCGCCCCGGCGGCCACCAGGCCGCGAATGCCCTTGCTTCCCTTGATCACTTCCACCTGGCCGCTGAGCACCAGCATTACCTCGGTACAGGGCCGGCCTTCCCGGGCCATGATGGCTTCTGGATTAAAAGTGCGGATTTCGTGATTGAGCAGCGAGCCCAACTGATGGGGTTTGGCCTTCGGGAAATAGGTTTTGAGAAAGTTGGCCGCGTCTCGGTAGCAATAGTCCTGCAGCGCCGGGATCAATACCTCCACGGTGCCGAACGGTGCCCCGCTACCTATTTCCTTTTCTTCCAGGCTAAGCGGCGTGGCCCGGTGGGCAAGAATCAGTTTGCCCGAGGAATCGCTCTCGAAATCCGCGGCATCCCCATGAATCATGCCGCCGCCGATATCGAGCTTTTTGATATTGACCTCGGTCAGGTAGTCGGCCCGCACGGCTTCCAAAGTCTGTTTGGAAATACCGGGCGCGGTGCTGTCTTCGGTCACCATGCCGTCCAGCACCGAAAAGGCCGCAATATCTGCCATATGGGCATAGCTGAAGTATTCCCCGTCGCCATGAACCCGGAACAGGAAGGGGGTGGTTTCAACCGGGTGCGGGGAATGAATGGGTTTGACCTCCAACCCATCCACGTCGTTCCACTCCCCGAGCTTGAGCAGCCGCACGTCGAAGAACTCGGCAACGCTTTCCTCGCTAATGGCCATCAACCCGGACATTTTCTTGGCCACCGAGGCCCAGACCTCGGGGGTGGCATAGTAGCGGATCCGGTGATCGGCCCGGATCAGGGCGGTCAATCCGGCAAAATGATCGTCGTGACCGTGGGTATGGAACATTCCGGCCACTTCCTGAATGCCGATGCCCAAGGCCCGCAATGAAGCATCGATATTGGGCCCGGCGTCGATCAGGAAGATGCGTCCTTGAAACATCAAGATGGAGCCCATGGACGGCCGGTTCACGTCCCAGCCATCCCCTTCGCCCGTATGCACCACGGCAAAATACTCGCGCTTCAGGTCGTGATGGCTGAGCTGATAAGGCGTTTCATAGTTTTCGGATGCGGACAGGTTCAAGTCCACCTCGGCCCGCTCTTCGCCATGGCGGATTTCGAACCGGTTCTCGCCCAGGCGTTTAATGGTCACGCCGGGGCGAATTTCCACCGGTTGATTTTCCAGCACCTTGGTATCCAACAGATCCCGGGGCGACCGGATGGCGCCGAAAGCAAATCTGAGCTTCATACGCATCCATTGGCGGGCGGTTTCCTCATCCACCCCGGCCTCAATCATCTCTTCTTCCGAGATCAGGCCATAATTGCCCCGGAAAATGTATTCCATTTGCGTTCGGATTTGTTCCTCGGCGCCGATCAGCAAGGGTTTGACACCCTTGTTGTTGGGATGACCCGGAATAATCATCCCCTGGCGATAAAGTATCTGAAGTACCGGGAACTCAGCGAGGTTCGCGAAGTCGCCTTTTTGCAGCCCCCGATCAGACAGCAAAATGGCATTGGGGCCGTTCTCGAAGGGCACCCCATCCACTTCCAACGACTGGATCAGCCCACGTTTGTAGAGGTGCTTTATACTATCGGCCGGACAACCGCATTGAATTCTGAGATCGGCCTCCGGGATTTCCACCCAATGGATACCGTTGGCGACGCGAATCTTGAGCAACTGCTCTTACCCCCCTTACCGAAAGCAGGCCATTACACCACATAAAGTCCAGCCAATCAAAGAACTTGAGAGGGACATTCGGTCTAAACATTTTAATCCCCGGCGAGATGATTATACTGGACAATGATTCGTCCACTAAGACCCGCCGACGGCGCTGCCGACGGACCAATCGGGTGACTGAAAGGCAAGGAATTTTCAACTGTCCAGGCTCCTTTCCCTTGTCCTGTTCTGTTTATTGATCGGCAGCTTTCCCGTGCGGGCCGCGGAACCGCCTTTGGTACTCGCCATCCATCCCTATCGACCGGCCACCACCCTGGTGCAGGTCTTTCAACCCCTGGCCGACATCCTGGGGCAAAGCTTGGGGCGGACGGTCCAGGTGGATATCTCCTATGACTACCAGACCCATGTGGACCGAATACAGCGAGACCAGGTGGATCTTGCCTACATGGGGCCCGCCGCCTTTGTCGGCATGTGGGCCAACGGCGATCCCAAACGGCTTCTCGGGCGATTGGAAATCGCTGGCGCCCCCACCTTTCACGGGATGATCGTCACGTCCGAGGGTAGCCCCGTCCATGCCTTAAGCGATCTCCATGGCAAGCGCATGGCATTTGGCGATCCATTGTCCACCATGAGCCATCTGGTTCCCCGGTTCATGTTGTTGCAGGCAGGGGTCGGCGAAAGCGACCTTGCCGACATGCAGTTCCTCGGCAGCCACGATGACGTGGCCTTGGGCGTGTTGATGGGCCGCTTCGATGCCGGCGCGGTCAAGCAGGAGGTCTTTGACAAGTATGGTCCCCGAGGCCTGCGGGGCCTGCAAGCCACACCGGAGATTTCCGAGCATGTATTTGTCGCCTCCGATCGCCTGGACCAGACGCAAGTGGATAAACTGCGCCGGACCCTGATCGGGCTCGCGGGCCACAAGGAGGGTCTGACGGCCCTGCGCAGCATCAAAAGCACGGCCAGCGGGATCGTTTCGGCGACGGTGGAGGACTATCGTAATTTGCGCGACATTCTCGCTGATCTGAAGAAACGCGGGATCGCGCCATGAAGCTATCTCCCGCCTGGGCCGCACTGATCGGAATCCTGACCGTGCTCACCTTGCTGGTTGGCGTGGTCTATATCGGGGCCATCCACCAAGTTCGAACGATCTTAGAAGATGATATCCAAGATTCCCTGCGTTCGGATTTGCTGACCTTGGAGCAGGCCGCCCGGGAAATGCTCCTCAAGCATCACTACGAGAATGTCGAATCCATGTTTCTCGACTGGGCCGAGCGCACCGCCCCGGTCTCCGAATTTGTCGGCCGGGCGCCCAATGGTTTTGCCATCGCCACCTTTAACCGCCCGACCGGATCCCTGGAAACACGTCGGATGGAACACCGGATTCTTCATGAAGAGACCCTCTTGCTGACGCTCTCGGTCACCTACGACCTGAGTTCTGTCGACAAGCGGGTCAAGTCCCTGCGCATTCTAATCCTGGCCGTGTTTCCGGTTTCAGTCCTGTTTCTCGGCGGCATTCTATGGGAAACCGTCCGCCGGTCGGCGCTCGTGCCCATGGAACGGGCGCAGAAAGATCTTCGTCGGTACCAAGATCATCTGGAATCCATGGTCGAGGAGCGAACGCACGAACTGGAAGACGAGGTCCGGATCCGATCCCAGGCAGAGGAAGCCCTGCGCAATCATTCGGCTTTCCTGGATACCTTGCTCGAAGCAGTCCCGGCACCGGTATTCTTCAAAAATGACAGCATGGTCTATATCGGCTGCAATCGCGCCTTCGAAAACTTTATCGGCATGGATCGCAATGACATCCTGCAAAGGACCGTGTTCGAAATTGCACCGCCGGACCTTGCCGAAATCTACCACCAGGCGGATCAGGCTCTGTTCGACATGGGCGGAACCCAGGTCTACGAAGCGTCGGTCAAGCACCAAGACGGGCGCTATCGGGACGTGATCTTCCACAAGGCCGTGTTTCAGAAAGCCAATGGCGAGCCCGGTGGCATCATTGGATTGATGGTGGATATCAGCGACCGCAAGAATGTCGAACGGGACCTGGCCCAGCGGACCCGCAAACTGGAATGGTCCAACGCCGAACTGAAACAGTTTGCCTACGTGACGTCTCACGACCTGCAAGAACCTCTGCGCACGGTCTCCAGCTATTTGCAGTTGCTGCAAAACCGCTACGGCGATGACCTTGCGCCCGAGGCCCATGAGTTCATGGATTTCGCCATCGGCGGCGCCAGCCGCATGAGCCGCTTGATCAATGACTTGCTGGCCTATTCGCGGATCACCACCCATCCGCAGGACCAAGAGCAAGCCGATTTGAACCACCTGCTGGAAAATGCCCTGGCCAATCTTACCGTAGCGATTGATGAATCCGACGCCAAGGTGACCCACGATGATTTGCCCACGACCATGGGCGATCCGGGACAGTTGAGCCGCTTGCTGCAAAACCTGATTGGGAATGCGATCAAGTACCGCGATCCGGACCGGTCCCCCGCTATTCACATAGAGGCCAAGCGGGGCGACGGGGAATGGATTTTGTCGGTCTCCGACAATGGGATCGGTATCGACAGTGCCCACTTCCACAAAATTTTTCAGATCTTCCAACGACTCCACCAGGATGAGGAATATGGCGGAACCGGAATCGGACTGGCGATTTGCAAACGGATCGTTGAGCGCCATGGCGGACGGATCTGGGTGGACAGCGAACCCGGTTGCGGCAGTACCTTCTGTTTCTCCCTGCCCGATGAGAATCAGACCTTCGATTAAGGCAAATTCCCTTCCCCGCGGCCATGGGTCGTGATACGGCCTGAGGATGGCTCTATCGGATGAGGACTGCCGCCCGTGACCAAGAAACCGTACCAGCCCGCCCCATTCCCTTCGCGGCAGGAGATCCTTGATTTCATCGCCCGCCAGCCAGGATCAATGGGCAAGCGTGAAATTGCCCGCGCATTCAAGCTTGATGCGGGTCAAAAAATCCGCTTGAAGCGCATCTTACGTGAATTGAAAGACGAAGGCCTGTTGGGCCAGGAGCGTGGCAAGCGGCTGCGCCCTTCGGGGAGCCTGCCGGACGTTTCCGTGCTTGATGTCACCGGCACCGACTCCGATGGTGAACTGCTCGCCCGCCCGGTCAAATGGAATGATGAAACCGATGGCCCGCCGCCGCCGGTATTCGTCGTTCCGGACAAACGGCGAGGACCGGCACCGGGAATCGGCGACCGGGTATTGGCACGCCTGTCAAAAGCCGGGGATGGCGCCTACGAGGCCAGGGTAATCCGTCGTTTGTCCGAAGCCCCGGCGCGCGTGCTCGGAGTTTTTTCCGACATGGGGCCGCAGGGCCGTATCCGCCCGGTGGATCGCAAAAATGCCAAGGAAATGATCGTCGCGCCGGAAAACCGTTTGGACGCCAAGGAAGGCGAACTGGTGCTCGCCCAGATTCTGCCGGGACGCCCCTTCGGATTGCGCGCCGCCAAGGTGGTGGAATGCCTGGGCGCCCGTGCCGGGGCCCGATCCGCCACCCAGATTGCCATCTATAGCCGGGGGATCCCGGTGGATTTCCCACCCGAAGCCATCCAACAGGCCGAGGCCGCCGGTCCCGCCGAGCTGGGCTCGCGCACCGATCTGCGCGACATTCCGCTGGTGACCATCGACGGTGCCGATGCCCGCGATTTCGACGATGCGGTCTGGGCCGAGCCCGCCGAGGAGGGCGGATGGCACCTGTTGGTGGCCATTGCCGATGTGGCTTGGTACGTGCGGCCCAATGATGCCCTTGACCGGGCAGCCAAAGAGCGTGGCAACTCGGTCTATTTCCCCGACCGGGCCATTCACATGCTACCCGAGGCACTCTCCGCCGGTTGGTGCTCCCTGCGCCCGCACGAAGAACGACCCTGTCTGGCGGTGCATCTGTGGATCGATGCCAAGGGCCATTTGCATCGCCACAAGTTCGTGCGCGGCCTGATGCGCTCGGCGGCACGACTGACCTATGAACAGCTCCAAGCCGCCCGCGACGGCCAGCCGGACGAGACTACCGCGCCATTGATGGACAAGGTTGTCGCACCGCTCTATGGCGCCTATGAAGCATTCTTGAAGGATCGGGAAAATAGAGGGGTTCTTGAATTGGATCTCCCGGAGCGGAGGGTGGTCCTTGATGACTCCGGCGAGGTGGCGCGGGTCGAAAGACGCCAGCGTTTCGATAGCCACAAGCTGATCGAAGAGTTCATGATCTGCGCCAATGTGGCGGCGGCGGAAACGCTGGAGCGTCAAGGGCAGCCGTGCATGTATCGGGTCCATGACGAGCCGACCCGCGAGAAAGTGGAGACCCTGCGGCAGTTTCTGGAAACCTTGAAAATCAACCTGCCCAAGGGCGGTGTCACCCGACCGGCACAGTTCAACGGCCTGATGAAGCGGGTCGCCGACACGCCCTATGCGCATATGGTCAGCGAAGTTGTCTTGCGGTCCCAGGCACAGGCCGAGTACAGCCCCGACAACTATGGCCACTTCGGTCTGGCCTTGCGCCGCTATTGCCATTTTACCTCGCCTATCCGCCGCTACGCCGATTTGCTGGTGCATCGCGCGCTGATCCGGTCTCTTCGGCCCAGCGCCGGGTCGCTGCCCAAGGATCCGGGAGACTTCAAGCAGATCGGCAAGCATATCTCGGACACCGAGCGGCGCGCCTCGGCCGCGGAGCGCGACGCGGTGGATCGCTACATGGCGGCCTTCATGGCCGACAAGGTGGGCGCCACCTTTGCCGCCCGGGTCAACGGGGTGACTCGCTTCGGCCTGTTCGTCACCCTTGATGACAGTGGCGCCGATGGATTGATCCCCATCTCCACCCTGCCCGATGACTATTACGACCATGTGGAAGAACAGCACCTCCTGCTGGGTCGCTCCACCGGACGGACGTTTCGGCTGGGCGAGCCCTTGGAGGTTCGCCTGACCGAAGCCGACCCGGTGTCCGGCGGCTTGGTCATGGAACTGTGCGAGCATTGGGAGCCGCCTGCCTGGATCAAGGATCTGGGCGGCCATCCCCGCGTCACCCGAGCCAGACCGGGAGG
The sequence above is drawn from the Magnetospira sp. QH-2 genome and encodes:
- a CDS encoding bacteriohemerythrin; this translates as MLKIRVANGIHWVEIPEADLRIQCGCPADSIKHLYKRGLIQSLEVDGVPFENGPNAILLSDRGLQKGDFANLAEFPVLQILYRQGMIIPGHPNNKGVKPLLIGAEEQIRTQMEYIFRGNYGLISEEEMIEAGVDEETARQWMRMKLRFAFGAIRSPRDLLDTKVLENQPVEIRPGVTIKRLGENRFEIRHGEERAEVDLNLSASENYETPYQLSHHDLKREYFAVVHTGEGDGWDVNRPSMGSILMFQGRIFLIDAGPNIDASLRALGIGIQEVAGMFHTHGHDDHFAGLTALIRADHRIRYYATPEVWASVAKKMSGLMAISEESVAEFFDVRLLKLGEWNDVDGLEVKPIHSPHPVETTPFLFRVHGDGEYFSYAHMADIAAFSVLDGMVTEDSTAPGISKQTLEAVRADYLTEVNIKKLDIGGGMIHGDAADFESDSSGKLILAHRATPLSLEEKEIGSGAPFGTVEVLIPALQDYCYRDAANFLKTYFPKAKPHQLGSLLNHEIRTFNPEAIMAREGRPCTEVMLVLSGQVEVIKGSKGIRGLVAAGAMIGEIGAIGGFDHFRTFRSRSFVSALCLPVDSFKRFINENGLESEIKILAGIQEFLEQSAPFGENMSQKALRRLAAAVRVTTLEPGEAVDWRDGDRFCLVQKGELDIMVGDTVAETVGPWGVCGEICVLHGVEPIYRAVARDRVRMAVIPADLVAEIPVARWKLLELYQTRMHKLVINVEESDVAFPWLDEYSIGIDSMDDQHKKLFDLANVVADSLDSDHDTLEAIQAMVAYTEHHFEIEEALLRTHRYEALDRHAQVHRYLVSDVKRIAERIQSGETIVRGEFRSFFLSWMVYHILMEDRKYARAITHGVEYAI
- a CDS encoding glutamate-5-semialdehyde dehydrogenase, giving the protein MNVETQQDIPTLMKRLGGDAKRAAAQLATTDSTAKNRALRAAAAALRTNAPIIQEANGKDMAAGEAKGLSPSMLDRLLLSDDRIEAMAVGLEQIADLDDPVGTELARWDRPNGLDIARVRVPLGVIGIIYESRPNVTADAGALCLKAGNAAILRGGSESFHSSRAILDCLQQGLAEAGLPETCIQMIPTTDRAAVGIMLTMSDEIDVIVPRGGKGLIERVTAESRIPLFKHLDGICHTYIDRAADARKAHAVAFNAKMRRTGICGATETILVDKPVLKSHFPALLNDLIEAGCEVRGDADVQALDARVTAADDTDWDTEYLDAIVSVKVVDGVEQAIDHVNAHSSQHTECIITEDAEAAERFLNRIDSAIVMLNASTQFADGGEFGMGAEIGISTGKMHARGPVGVEQLTSFKYLVRGTGQTRP
- a CDS encoding c-type cytochrome, which encodes MGGFKWAYVLVALVLTGLAGVYANIMVAGAPGVPGSPDDPDQVALGKVVYAETCAACHGDNLQGETPDWKVRKEDGSLPAPPHDTSGHTWHHDDFLLFDYVKLGGQALMPEGVISAMPGFADQLTDDQIWAVLAFIKSHWTLEARQRQAEMTKRAKKG
- the phnD gene encoding phosphate/phosphite/phosphonate ABC transporter substrate-binding protein, with the translated sequence MRAAEPPLVLAIHPYRPATTLVQVFQPLADILGQSLGRTVQVDISYDYQTHVDRIQRDQVDLAYMGPAAFVGMWANGDPKRLLGRLEIAGAPTFHGMIVTSEGSPVHALSDLHGKRMAFGDPLSTMSHLVPRFMLLQAGVGESDLADMQFLGSHDDVALGVLMGRFDAGAVKQEVFDKYGPRGLRGLQATPEISEHVFVASDRLDQTQVDKLRRTLIGLAGHKEGLTALRSIKSTASGIVSATVEDYRNLRDILADLKKRGIAP
- the rsfS gene encoding ribosome silencing factor, with protein sequence MERQLDDDKAQDVIVINLIGKTSLADYMVIATGGSQRHLGAMSMHLREKLKKLGIPSIPTEGEQQGDWVLLDAGDVLIHLFRSEVRSFYNLEKMWGLELPTPQAAAGAGAAL
- a CDS encoding nicotinate-nucleotide adenylyltransferase, producing MSGRGLRIGLLGGSFNPAHEGHLHISREALRRLRLDQVWWLVSPGNPLKPAHGMGKFEDRWASAQALTKDERRMKVTDLETRLGTRYTADTLRQLTQRNPRTCFIWLMGADNLAQIPRWWKWTSIFHRVPVAVFARPTYASRALSGAAAVRFARARVGERQAFHLANRTPPAWTFLFIRQHTASATAIRARGGFRT
- a CDS encoding 23S rRNA (pseudouridine(1915)-N(3))-methyltransferase RlmH, coding for MKMAIVAVGRFGSGHGEERSLFERYARRLPFPLELREVEEKKRLPPDKLKAREAELLLGAVPDGSLIIALDEKGKSLTTRGFAERYEQWRHMGRDVAFVIGGADGLHDRVRKKADLLLCLGTMTWPHLMVRALVAEQVYRAHCILTGHPYHRD
- a CDS encoding ATP-binding protein, which gives rise to MKLSPAWAALIGILTVLTLLVGVVYIGAIHQVRTILEDDIQDSLRSDLLTLEQAAREMLLKHHYENVESMFLDWAERTAPVSEFVGRAPNGFAIATFNRPTGSLETRRMEHRILHEETLLLTLSVTYDLSSVDKRVKSLRILILAVFPVSVLFLGGILWETVRRSALVPMERAQKDLRRYQDHLESMVEERTHELEDEVRIRSQAEEALRNHSAFLDTLLEAVPAPVFFKNDSMVYIGCNRAFENFIGMDRNDILQRTVFEIAPPDLAEIYHQADQALFDMGGTQVYEASVKHQDGRYRDVIFHKAVFQKANGEPGGIIGLMVDISDRKNVERDLAQRTRKLEWSNAELKQFAYVTSHDLQEPLRTVSSYLQLLQNRYGDDLAPEAHEFMDFAIGGASRMSRLINDLLAYSRITTHPQDQEQADLNHLLENALANLTVAIDESDAKVTHDDLPTTMGDPGQLSRLLQNLIGNAIKYRDPDRSPAIHIEAKRGDGEWILSVSDNGIGIDSAHFHKIFQIFQRLHQDEEYGGTGIGLAICKRIVERHGGRIWVDSEPGCGSTFCFSLPDENQTFD